Part of the Parcubacteria group bacterium ADurb.Bin159 genome is shown below.
TTTTTTGGGCATTTTTTTTAATTTCTATAGTTTTAAAACCAAAAGATTCAATTCGCATTACTAAACGAAGTACGAACCTTTTTTGAGTAAAGTCCTGAATGATTGCCGTGCTTTGCGGGCAGACACCAAAACGGAACGCTCGGGCGGGGCGAGTGAGTGAACAAATTCCTCACAAAATTCGTAATGTTTAGATTGGTCGGGGTAGCCGGACTTGAACCGGCGACCTCATCGTCCCGAACGATGCGCGCTACCACTGCGCTATACCCCGCTTGCTTTAATTGTAAAAGATTATGGTAAAAAGTCAAAATATGCCAAATACTCCTTCTGCTGGTTTGTCATGGAAATTTTGGATTTTAATATCTTGTTTTCGTTTTATAAATTGCTAAAATATTATTATGAGCCAAAAAACACAAAATATATTATTAGAGATAATTTATTTTGGCAGCGCCCTGATTTTGTTTTTGCCTCTTTTGGTCTTAAAAACCACTATATATCCTTTTATTTTTCCCAAGGTTATTTTTTTTCAAATTATTGTAGAAATTATTTTTGCTGTTTGGCTGGGATTGGCTATTTATGAGCCAAAATTTCGCCCAAATTGGAAAAACCCAGTGCTTATAAGTTTAATTGTTTTTGTAAGTTTTTTAATTCTTTCGGGTATTTTTGGCTTGGATATTTATCGTTCTTTTTATTCAACTCAAGAAAGAATGACAGGCATATTAACTTGGTTGCATCTTTTGATTTGGTTTATAATACTTTCGTCTGTTTTTACACAAGAAAAAGAAATTAAAAAATTAATTTGGATAACGCTAATTGTTTCTTTCTTGGTTGGTTTATACGGCATTGGCCAACGTTTTGGTCTGTCATTTTTGATAAAAGATAAAAATGTGCGATTGACCTCTACTTTGGGTAATCCTATTTTTTTGGGTGTATATAGTATGATGCACTTTTTTCTGGGCCTTTTTTTGTTTTTAAAAGAAAAGAGAAAAATTCGTTTTTTCACTTTGGCTTTATCTATTTTTAATTTAGTAATTATGTTTTTGGCTGCTTCAAGGGGGGTGATGCTGGCTACTATAATTGGTATAATACTTATAATTGGAGTGATGATTTTTACTTTAAAAAAACGAAAATTAAGGAATATTTTAAGCATTTTATTTGTTATTTTTATTATCAGTGTTGTTTCAATTATTATTTATATTCAGGGTAAACCATTACCCCAAAAAGCGCCTTATGCTTTAACTCGTTTATCTAATTTAATGGGTTCAGCTGAAGATAGATTAATTGCTTGGGGAATTGCCAAGAATGGTTTTGAAGAAAAGCCATTTTTAGGTTGGGGTTGGGCTAATTATAACTTAATTTTTAATAAATATTATAACCCCTATTTTTTAGAAAAAGGCCTGTCAGCCACTTGGTTTGATCATTCTCATAATCAACTTTTAGATATTTTGGCGTTAAGTGGAATTTTAGGATTTTTAGCTTATCTCTCTATTTTTTTAACCATTTTAATTATT
Proteins encoded:
- a CDS encoding O-Antigen ligase, encoding MSQKTQNILLEIIYFGSALILFLPLLVLKTTIYPFIFPKVIFFQIIVEIIFAVWLGLAIYEPKFRPNWKNPVLISLIVFVSFLILSGIFGLDIYRSFYSTQERMTGILTWLHLLIWFIILSSVFTQEKEIKKLIWITLIVSFLVGLYGIGQRFGLSFLIKDKNVRLTSTLGNPIFLGVYSMMHFFLGLFLFLKEKRKIRFFTLALSIFNLVIMFLAASRGVMLATIIGIILIIGVMIFTLKKRKLRNILSILFVIFIISVVSIIIYIQGKPLPQKAPYALTRLSNLMGSAEDRLIAWGIAKNGFEEKPFLGWGWANYNLIFNKYYNPYFLEKGLSATWFDHSHNQLLDILALSGILGFLAYLSIFLTILIIWGKFLKEADKQDKLAISVLSTLNIAYFIQNIFVFDTPAPLFIFIFNLALFSFYSQKQYSSKNLVKENKKNKFPLPIFIFLIILFLSFSLWSFNFSPFNQSKLGAQANQASKVDFSQSIYLFNKSLEKSTFTAPEIRALLAKTISDNKPPKVSTDTYNIGLELAISQMEKNVKEHPLDAHYWLYLGQLYGLSSDQNNKNLDLAEEALKKAFSLSPKRQEIYYELSNIYLLKREPAKALEWARQAVILDGNVGMSWWHLAVAYLVSGEKIKATKVLDKAVWQFGYYRPGLDKYFADAYKEAENYERAIYFCDKAVVNEPKDLEGSIFCFTLAKQKGKEDKANYYFSKIKEQDEELAEQLAGI